A single Methanolobus sp. ZRKC5 DNA region contains:
- the thrC gene encoding threonine synthase codes for MKLYSTNLKAPEVSFQEALITGLAPDRGLYMPKSLPTFSKEEIDSFKDVSYPEIAYRVLNKVLEGEVDDKSLKAIIYDAYNYEVPLEEVDEQTYIMRLDRGPTASFKDFAARMMARLMQYYLSKDNKSLTILTATSGDTGSAVAHAFYGLDNIKVIVLFPTDEVSDRQRKQMTTLNGNITAISIDGKFDDCQAMVKQAFADVDLKHLNLSSANSINIGRLVPQSIYYIYAYAKLRDYPEEIIFSIPSGNFGNMMGCILARTMGIPVKKIIASVNENDEVPHFLRTGDYEKIVPSKNCLSNAMNVGHPSNLARLIAIYGGEMDEIGNISKEPDMESLRNDIYSGSVTDSETKATIKEIYEQYGILIEPHGAVGVKGLLEFRSQTGDNTLAVTLETADPAKFPEHVKNETGVEPELPQSLKEVEGKEEYMDYLSTDYSGFKKYLQEKLI; via the coding sequence ATGAAACTCTATAGCACAAATCTTAAGGCACCGGAAGTAAGCTTTCAGGAGGCCCTTATAACCGGGCTTGCACCGGACAGAGGGCTTTACATGCCAAAAAGCCTTCCGACCTTCTCAAAAGAAGAGATTGACTCCTTCAAGGATGTGTCGTATCCTGAAATTGCATACAGGGTACTGAACAAGGTTCTTGAAGGTGAGGTAGATGACAAATCACTGAAAGCCATCATCTATGATGCTTACAACTATGAAGTTCCTCTTGAGGAAGTTGACGAGCAGACATACATCATGAGGCTTGACAGGGGACCAACTGCATCCTTCAAGGACTTCGCAGCTCGCATGATGGCAAGGCTCATGCAGTATTATCTTAGCAAAGATAATAAAAGTCTGACAATCCTTACAGCAACTTCCGGTGATACCGGAAGCGCTGTTGCACACGCATTCTATGGTCTTGACAATATAAAGGTCATCGTGCTCTTCCCCACAGATGAGGTCTCAGATCGTCAGCGCAAGCAGATGACCACTCTTAATGGAAACATTACTGCCATCTCGATTGACGGTAAGTTCGATGACTGTCAGGCAATGGTAAAGCAGGCATTTGCAGACGTGGATCTCAAACATCTCAACCTTTCATCAGCCAACTCCATAAACATTGGTCGTCTGGTTCCTCAATCAATCTACTATATCTATGCCTATGCAAAGCTCAGGGACTACCCGGAAGAAATCATATTTTCCATTCCATCAGGTAACTTTGGTAATATGATGGGCTGTATTCTGGCAAGGACAATGGGCATACCTGTAAAGAAGATAATTGCTTCTGTGAATGAAAACGATGAAGTGCCACACTTCCTGAGAACTGGTGACTACGAGAAGATAGTTCCATCAAAGAACTGTCTATCTAATGCAATGAATGTAGGTCATCCCAGTAATCTTGCGAGACTTATCGCTATCTATGGTGGTGAGATGGATGAGATTGGGAATATCAGCAAAGAGCCTGACATGGAAAGTCTTAGGAATGATATCTACTCTGGTTCTGTCACGGACAGCGAGACCAAAGCTACAATAAAAGAAATATATGAACAATATGGCATACTTATCGAGCCTCATGGTGCAGTCGGTGTAAAAGGCCTGCTCGAATTCAGATCCCAAACAGGTGATAATACGCTTGCAGTCACTCTGGAAACAGCAGATCCTGCTAAGTTCCCTGAACATGTAAAGAACGAAACGGGAGTTGAGCCCGAACTTCC
- a CDS encoding UDP-2,3-diacylglucosamine diphosphatase, whose protein sequence is MSIVVVSDVHLGMKEANTDKFVEFLNFLKTKNVEHLVLLGDIIDIWRRDFTKAVIECSESLTLLNDMKGKTEVHYIVGNHDYYLLRLSELLGENFPFEIKKSTVIKSKDQDFFFFHGYQLEVLCNPYYKSMKTYETFSEHMCLAGDDAGNAADKLWKSIQTHSSLWDSLKKFPENPHAALKSMMEPPETRIRNFHKHNVIKPIEELAEAKTRHFLLSIRPEQYLIYGHTHHPYVEEENKVANTGSWGFGEKKKLDYIEITDDVVILKEFTG, encoded by the coding sequence ATGTCAATCGTAGTCGTTTCAGATGTACATCTTGGTATGAAAGAAGCTAATACAGATAAATTTGTAGAGTTCCTGAATTTTTTAAAAACCAAAAATGTTGAGCATTTGGTTCTTCTGGGAGATATAATAGACATATGGAGAAGGGACTTCACAAAGGCAGTCATTGAGTGTTCGGAATCATTGACACTTTTAAATGATATGAAAGGTAAAACCGAAGTTCATTACATTGTTGGCAATCATGACTATTATTTGCTACGTCTTAGCGAACTTTTAGGTGAAAACTTCCCATTCGAAATTAAAAAATCGACTGTAATTAAAAGTAAAGATCAAGACTTCTTCTTTTTTCATGGATATCAGCTGGAAGTACTGTGCAATCCATACTATAAATCGATGAAAACATACGAAACCTTTAGCGAACACATGTGTCTGGCAGGAGATGATGCAGGCAATGCTGCCGATAAACTATGGAAAAGCATACAGACACATAGCTCTCTGTGGGATAGTTTGAAGAAATTCCCCGAGAATCCCCATGCTGCTCTTAAATCAATGATGGAGCCACCCGAAACAAGAATCAGAAACTTCCATAAACATAATGTTATTAAGCCAATCGAAGAACTTGCGGAAGCAAAAACCAGGCATTTTCTGTTAAGTATACGTCCTGAACAGTATTTGATATACGGCCATACTCACCATCCATATGTTGAAGAGGAAAATAAAGTGGCGAATACAGGAAGTTGGGGGTTTGGTGAGAAAAAGAAGTTAGATTATATCGAGATTACCGATGATGTGGTGATTTTAAAGGAATTTACCGGGTAA
- a CDS encoding IS1 family transposase (programmed frameshift): MNCPKCKSSSHKKNGRIDGRQRYKCHDCGYNYSVDIKSTASPVSVKRQALQLYLEGLGFRSIGRFLGVSHVSVQKWIRKFGSELEDLKSENEISVVELDEMHTYIGNKKYCWIWIAVDRYGKKFIDCSFGSRGTKTGQKLWKKLKTKEVGEVMTDYWRAYAKLVPRNIHTRSKAETYTVEGYNSIFRHFLARLRRKSKCYTKSLEMLKISVLLLMKYRNKELAMFN; encoded by the exons ATGAATTGTCCAAAGTGTAAGAGTTCCAGTCATAAGAAGAACGGTAGGATTGATGGTCGACAACGCTACAAATGCCATGATTGTGGATACAACTATTCAGTAGATATAAAATCCACCGCTAGCCCCGTATCTGTTAAGCGACAGGCTTTACAACTCTATCTGGAGGGGTTGGGATTTCGTTCAATTGGACGTTTTTTGGGCGTTAGTCATGTTTCTGTTCAAAAATGGATTCGAAAATTTGGTAGTGAATTAGAGGATCTAAAAAGTGAAAATGAGATTTCTGTTGTGGAATTGGACGAGATGCATACTTATATTGGGAATAAAAAA TACTGCTGGATATGGATTGCTGTTGATAGATATGGGAAGAAATTCATCGATTGCTCTTTTGGCAGCAGAGGAACAAAAACAGGACAAAAACTCTGGAAAAAGTTAAAGACAAAAGAGGTTGGGGAAGTAATGACGGATTATTGGAGGGCATATGCCAAGTTAGTCCCCAGAAACATCCATACTCGATCAAAAGCAGAAACATATACTGTTGAAGGATACAACAGCATATTTAGGCATTTCCTGGCAAGACTAAGGAGAAAGTCAAAGTGTTATACTAAAAGTCTTGAAATGCTAAAAATCTCCGTTTTGCTCTTGATGAAATATAGGAATAAAGAACTAGCTATGTTTAATTAA
- a CDS encoding FAD-dependent oxidoreductase yields MDIEYDAFVIGTGVAGSSLAYKLNNAGMKVAIADKDKYGGICAFHGCIPKKILSGAADIVASGKRMENKGIKCNNYLQWPELIDFKDELVHSLTSPKEKAFSDAGIDTYHGKVSFHDRNTLAIGDKLISSKYILVTVGARSKPIDIPGAELITTSDEFLDMKEFPKKMIFVGAGYISFEFAHIAARAGADVTIIHRGENILKTFDTDLVNMLIKASEKAGIRIITSQKLIKIEKKGFGN; encoded by the coding sequence ATGGATATAGAATATGATGCTTTTGTAATAGGTACCGGAGTTGCAGGTTCTTCACTTGCATACAAACTCAACAATGCAGGAATGAAAGTTGCCATTGCAGACAAGGATAAGTACGGAGGAATCTGTGCATTTCATGGATGCATTCCAAAGAAGATACTTAGTGGTGCTGCCGATATAGTGGCTTCCGGTAAGAGGATGGAAAATAAAGGTATAAAGTGTAATAATTATCTTCAATGGCCTGAGTTGATAGATTTTAAGGATGAACTGGTTCACTCCTTAACAAGTCCTAAAGAAAAAGCATTCAGTGATGCAGGGATAGATACCTATCACGGTAAAGTGAGTTTTCATGACAGGAACACACTGGCTATCGGAGACAAACTCATATCTTCGAAGTACATCCTTGTAACTGTCGGAGCAAGATCAAAGCCCATTGATATACCCGGAGCAGAACTTATCACAACCAGTGATGAGTTCCTTGATATGAAAGAATTCCCTAAGAAGATGATCTTTGTAGGTGCCGGCTATATTTCATTTGAATTTGCACACATAGCTGCAAGAGCAGGTGCAGACGTTACGATAATCCACAGAGGAGAGAATATCCTCAAGACATTTGACACTGACCTTGTGAACATGCTGATAAAAGCATCAGAAAAAGCAGGAATCAGAATCATTACAAGTCAGAAACTTATAAAAATAGAAAAAAAGGGCTTTGGTAATTAA